The Desulfuromonadales bacterium genome contains a region encoding:
- a CDS encoding cobyric acid synthase, translated as MNGKLFVVGIGPGGSEHITPAALQAIEAAQVVVGYKTYLDLIPQCLAGKEVVSSGMRQEVERCRQALALAAAGRTVALISSGDAGIYGMAGLALELAEGGVDIQIVPGLSAVQAAAARLGAPLMHDFAVISLSDLLTPWGLIRRRLEAAAAADFVVALYNPKSRGRAVQVVEAQEILLRQRAPETPVGIVRNACRPGEEVTVTTLADFIAHDIDMLSIVIVGNSQTRLDAAGRLVTPRGYLNKDEVGRMKEEKGKDEVVNIHPSSFILHPSRAKARALFVGGTGSDVGKSVIAAGLCRLLLRRGYRVAPFKAQNMALNSAVTPEGGEIGRAQALQAAACGVPPHTDMNPILLKPNSDTGSQVIVHGRPVGNMTVTGYHAFKSEAFARVRESFERLAASCEVVVMEGAGSIAEINLKEHDIVNLRAAAMAQAPVLLVADIDRGGVFAAIVGTLELLDQDERERIAGVVINRFRGDPALLRPGIAAIEARTGVPVLGVVPWLDLRLPEEDSVALGRKGSGPRQGALRIGVVRLPRIANYTDFDPLEAEPEVELAYLADPQEVAGCDLLILPGTKSTIPDLEFLRASGFVRAIHDYHAAGGRVVGICGGYQMLGRR; from the coding sequence AACTCTTCGTCGTCGGCATCGGTCCCGGCGGCAGCGAACATATCACTCCCGCCGCGCTGCAGGCGATCGAGGCGGCGCAGGTCGTCGTCGGCTACAAGACCTACCTCGACCTCATCCCCCAGTGCCTGGCCGGCAAGGAGGTCGTCTCTTCGGGGATGCGCCAGGAGGTCGAACGCTGTCGGCAGGCGCTGGCGCTTGCCGCCGCGGGGAGGACGGTGGCGCTGATCTCCTCGGGCGATGCCGGCATCTACGGCATGGCCGGGCTGGCGCTGGAGCTGGCGGAAGGGGGTGTCGACATCCAGATCGTCCCCGGCCTCTCCGCCGTGCAGGCGGCCGCCGCCCGCCTCGGGGCGCCGCTGATGCACGACTTCGCCGTCATCTCCCTCTCCGACCTGCTGACCCCTTGGGGGCTGATCCGCCGCCGGCTCGAGGCGGCCGCCGCCGCCGACTTCGTCGTTGCCCTCTACAACCCGAAAAGCCGGGGGCGCGCCGTGCAGGTCGTCGAAGCGCAGGAGATCCTCCTCCGCCAGCGCGCTCCGGAGACGCCGGTCGGCATCGTGCGCAACGCCTGCCGGCCGGGGGAAGAGGTGACGGTGACCACTCTCGCCGACTTTATTGCCCACGACATCGACATGCTTTCCATTGTCATCGTCGGCAACTCGCAGACGCGCCTCGATGCGGCGGGGCGGCTGGTGACGCCGCGGGGATATCTCAACAAGGATGAAGTAGGAAGGATGAAGGAGGAGAAAGGCAAGGATGAAGTAGTAAATATTCATCCCTCATCCTTCATCCTTCATCCTTCGCGAGCGAAAGCTCGCGCCCTCTTCGTCGGCGGCACCGGCTCCGACGTCGGCAAGAGCGTCATCGCCGCCGGCCTCTGCCGTCTGCTGCTGCGGCGGGGATACCGGGTCGCTCCCTTCAAGGCGCAGAACATGGCGCTCAATTCCGCCGTCACCCCGGAGGGTGGCGAGATCGGCCGGGCCCAGGCGTTGCAGGCCGCCGCCTGCGGCGTCCCGCCCCACACCGATATGAACCCGATCCTGCTCAAGCCGAACTCCGACACCGGCTCGCAGGTGATCGTGCACGGGCGGCCGGTGGGCAACATGACGGTGACCGGCTATCACGCCTTCAAGTCGGAGGCCTTCGCCCGGGTCCGCGAGTCCTTCGAACGGCTGGCCGCCTCCTGCGAGGTGGTCGTCATGGAGGGGGCGGGGAGCATCGCCGAGATCAACCTGAAGGAGCATGACATCGTCAACCTGCGGGCGGCGGCGATGGCGCAGGCGCCGGTGCTGCTGGTGGCGGACATCGACCGCGGCGGGGTCTTCGCCGCCATCGTCGGCACCCTTGAACTGCTCGATCAGGACGAGCGGGAGCGCATCGCCGGGGTGGTGATCAACCGCTTCCGCGGCGACCCCGCCCTGCTGCGTCCCGGGATCGCGGCGATCGAGGCGCGCACCGGGGTGCCGGTCCTCGGCGTGGTGCCGTGGCTCGATCTCCGGCTCCCCGAGGAGGACTCGGTGGCTCTCGGCCGCAAGGGGAGCGGGCCAAGGCAGGGCGCCCTGCGCATCGGGGTGGTGCGGCTGCCGCGCATCGCCAACTACACCGATTTTGATCCCCTGGAAGCCGAGCCGGAGGTGGAACTTGCCTACCTCGCCGATCCGCAGGAGGTGGCGGGGTGCGACCTGCTGATCCTCCCCGGCACCAAGAGCACCATCC